The Pungitius pungitius chromosome 10, fPunPun2.1, whole genome shotgun sequence DNA window GCAATATGGCCTTTCTGTTCCTTTGCAGCGATATCAGCAAGATCAACAACGCCATCGCCGAGCAGGTGTCTTTCTTCATTGAGAGGATGTCTACGTTCGTGTTCGGCTTCCTGGTGGGATTTATCGGCGGGTGGAAGCTGACTTTGGTGGTCATCGCCGTGAGCCCGCTGATTGGCATAGCTGCTGGACTGATGGCCATGGTAAAAAGTTTAGAATCAGGCAATGACTTCTTATTACTGGAAGGGGAGTACAGTACAGTACTACAATGTGTGGAGGCGTTTGCCACAGAATCATTTAATTATCTTGAAGATTTTAATACTTCAAGCCCCTCTGTCTTCTATCCATTGCACAACGAGGACTGTTAAAAAAGCACTTGCGTTTGCAGGTGACTTTCCCAGGAAAGACATCTCAGTTAGAATCTCTTGGATGTGAGATCCAAAAAAACACGGTTACTGCTCGCAGGTGCCGTCGTAGGAGATCAACACAGTTAAAAACGGttggtcctgtttttgttttgttcttgtcGCCCGAAGGCTGTGGCCAGGTTGACGGGACGAGAGCTGGCGTCCTATGCGAAGGCAGGGGCCGTGGCGGACGAGGTCCTGTTGTCCATGAGGACAGTAGCAGCCTTTGGTGGGGAGGAAAAAGAAGCTGAGAGGTAGAAAGTTGTTCTGCTTTGCAAATGGTGACGAGCTGTGACGCCATGATTGCTCATCATAGTGAAATGTGTCCAGATATGACAGAAACCTTGAGGAAGCCCAGATCTGGGGCGTGAAGAAGGGAACAATCATAGGTGTTTTTCAAGGATACCTGTGGtgcattattttcttttgtttcgcGTTGGCGTTTTGGTATGGATCTAAATTGGTCATAGACACCAAGGAGCTGTCTCCTGGTACCCTCATTCAGGTATGTGCTAACACATGTATGTAACTTCTGACTCTTTAAACGAGTCAGTGGCCTTTGAGTCACCATGAGGCTGCTATGTTTTTCCAGGTGTTCTTTGGAATACTCATGGCAGCCATTAACCTGGGCGAGGCCTCACCCTGCCTGGAGATATTCGCTTTTGGTCGTGCTGCtgcaaaaaacatctttgacaCGATTGACCGGGTAAAATTAGAATTCTACTTCAGACTTTAATGCACATGTGACACATATTTGAAATACATCATCTGAAGAGAAATAATCTTCAATGCTTACAGGAACCAGAAATTGATTGTTTCTCAGAGGACGGTCACAAATTGGAGAGAGTAAAAGGTGACATTGAGTTCCATAATGTCACTTTCCACTACCCATCCCGGCCTGAAGTCAAGGTGCCTTTCCccaacacacattcatttgcgtccatttttttaacttctcAAAGTTTAACTCGATCAAGAGCAAACTACTCTTTCAGATCTTAAATGACCTGAGCATGCAGATCAAAGCAGGGGAAACCACTGCTTTTGTGGGACCGAGCGGATCAGGAAAGAGCACCACCATTCAGCTCATCCAAAGGTTTTATGACCCAAAGGAAGGAATGGTAACAATTGCACAGGCTCACACGACATCACTGGAGAGTTGGAAGGCTTTCGGTGTAATGTCACACATATGATTCCTGTTCTCAGGTGACTTTGGACGGACATGACATTCGTACTTTAAACCTCCAGTGGCTCCGGTCTCTCATTGGCATTGTAGAGCAGGAGCCAGCGCTCTTTGCTACGTCTATAGCGGATAACATCCAGTTTGGTCGCCCTGGAGTCACCATGGAAGACATCATCCAGGCAGCAAAAGAGGCAAATGCCTATAATTTTATCATGGAACTGCCCCAGGTAGAGTAACAAGTTTAATACAGAACAATTTCAGTGCATATAGTGTCACAGTCAAACATGTCCAATTTGGGCCGCCTAAAATTAACATGCTGCTACTTTTCCACCAGAAATTTGATACTCTGgtgggagaaggtggaggacagTTAAGTGGAGGGCAGAAGCAGAGGATTGCTATCGCCAGAGCTCTGATCCGAAACCCCAGGATCCTGCTGCTAGATATGGCCACATCGGCGTTAGACAATGAGAGTGAGGCTGTTGTCCAGAAGGCACTGGACAAGGTGAGCCCCCCTCTCTCCATAGACTACACTATTGAGTGCACTTTGACCATCAACTTCAGCAacacatccttttttttgtggaattgCAACTTGTATTCTTTGCAGGTGTGCACAGGCAGGACGACAATTTCTATTGCCCATCGTCTTTCCACAATTAAAAATGCAGATGTCATCATTGGATTTGAGCGTGGACAGGCTGTGGAGAAGGGAACACAAAGGGAGCTCATAGAAAGGCAAGGTGTCTACTTCACTCTGGTCACCCTGCAGAATCAAGGCCCATCCAACACAGCTAAAGGTAAAATGTATTTAGGGCTACTAATGGTTCACTGCAAGTCATTATCGAATTGCCTGGGTAATAATAACGCGCAAATAACAGTGATAGTGCAAACAGAGCTAAGCGCTAGCAACTGAGAGGGAACCGGAGGAAGGCGTATTGTTTGCTGTATGACAAGATAGTAGACCTATTTGGAATAATactgaaaaaaaggcagaatatGTCTGAAGCTCATATTATAATTTATATTGGAGGGACCAGGCAGTGCCCTTTAATACCGTCTACCTGTATCCACTCGTTCCCTCCCACTATATGAAGAGATTGGTGGGGCCGCTCTTTTTGTTTCAAAGAGCACATTTCAATCGAGTAATTGAGTAACCCAATGACGGTCCGACCTGTGCCTGTTGAAGGGCAACAGAGGGAGTActtgtgttaaagctgcatgcACTTCCTACCTTCCAGATGCTCTTGAAGATGACTTCAAGGCGAGCAGACGAACATCCAGTGGCAGGTAAAGTTAATCCAGCACAAAACAATCCCATCAGACAGAACCCATGTTAAAATAATGAAGATGAAAGTAATCTGATGATGTCACTATTACTCCTGTAGGGGATCTGTTAGACTGCGATCTCAGAGCAAATTGTCCAATGGAACATCGTCAGACAGCATCATGAGGATTTACGACAAGCAGCTCTCAACAGAAAAAGTACTACGGTTATCCTTAATGCTGTGTAATATCTTTTCTTAGTATTGTGTGGAAATGAGTATCTCCAACGCGTATTGTTCAGCAGACACGTGAGGACGATGCAGAAGAACACGTGGAGCCCGCCCCGGTCTCACGTATCCTCAAGTACAACCAGCCAGAGTGGCCCTACATGCTGCTGGGCTCGCTGGGGGCGGCTTTCAACGGATCTCTCAACCCCGTCTATGCCGTCCTGTTCAGCCAAATTCTTGGAGTGGGCTTGTGCATTTCATACGTCCCGTTCTACAAACTGACGTATTCTGCTGAAGAGCACGTGACTTATATGATCTTTGTATTTTCAGACGTTTGGTATTAGTGACTTGAACGAACAGAGGAAACAGATCAACGGGATTTGCATTCTGTTTTGCATTGTGGCCGTGATTACTTTCTTCGCCCAGTTTTTACAGGTTTGCATCACAACTCACTCTGCAGAGTAATGCTCTAAATGACATTTAGAGAGTGCACGTCTCCTTGTAGATGTGATGTAACATACACAGTGCACGTACGCTCACTCTGATTTAATGTTTAAGGGATATGCTTTTGCCAAGTCTGGTGAGCGGCTGACCCGCCGTCTGAGGAAAAAAGGCTTCCAGGCGATGTTGAGGCAGGAGATTGGGTGGTTTGATGACCCCATTAACAGCCCTGGAGCTCTGACCACGAGACTGGCCACCGATGCATCAATGGTGCAGGGGGTAGGTCAACTATTTAAAAGGCCTAAGtggtcatttcacattatttattACGTATAAGAATTACAGGGTTTGGTATTGCACAGTAATAACAACAGTGTTTTGGGCCGGAATTTCTTTTCAGGCAACAGGAACCCAGATTGGAATGATCGTGAATTCCTTGACCAGCATCGGAGCGTCTTTCATCATCGCTTTTTACTTCAGTTGGAAGTTGActtttgtgattttgtgtttCCTGCCCCTCATCGGGCTGTGTGGTGTGTTCCAAGCTAAAATGCTGCTGGGTTTTGCAAACGATGATAAAAAAGCCATGGAGGCAGCAGGTCGGGTAAGCTCCACAGAACATTTTGCACGCATTGATGTACATTTCTCTGAGAAGCGAAAGGCGTACGAAATCTTGATTTTCTCCCTGCAGGTATCCAGTGAGTCTCTTGCCAACATCAGGACGATCGCAGGCTTGGCCAAAGAGGGCTCATTTGTGGAATCATATCAGCAGAAACTTGTTCTCCCATATAAatctgagaggaagagagcaaaCATCTACGGGCTTTGTTTCAGTTTTTCCCAGTGCGTCATCTTCATGGCGTACGCTGCCTCGTTTAGATACGGAGGCCATTTGGTTAGTTCTGAGGGCCTGCAGTACATGATGGTTTTCAGGTTGGCAAagttgtttctttaaatgaaatttCATGCGTCGTGATGCGATTACTAAACATCAACCCTGTGCGTGCGTGCTGTTCCCCCAGAGTGATCACAGCTGTAGTCACAAGTGGGAGAGCCCTAGGCAAAACGTCCTCCTTCACCCCAGACTACGCCAAAGCCAAAATTGCTGCTGCTCGGCTTTTCAGGCTGTTGGACCGAATTCCTAGAATAAGCATAAGCCACGCGGATGGAGAAAAATGGGTCGGTGAATATGTTGAATAAGACAGAATAACAACCTAACGGGAGGCCATTTTCTTCGAATGCTTAAGCCTAGTTATCCATCTTTAGGACGACTTCAGAGGGGAAATAGAGTTCCTCAATTGCAACTTCACCTACCCGACCCGTCCAGAGGCCCGGGTGCTGAACGGCCTGGTTGTGTCGGTGAAGCCCGGTCAGACTTTGGCGTTTGTCGGGAGCAGCGGTTGTGGGAAGAGCACAAGTGTTCAACTCTTGGAAAGGTTCTACGACCCCACCGAAGGGGAAGTGGTACGTGGACGGATGCAGGCATTCGTCATCTCACTGATCACACAATGAGTTTAATCGAGTCGCACGGATATCACTTTTTTGCTTTCAGTTGATCGACGGTCGCCCGTCTCGTGAAGTCAACGTGCCATTCCTACGATCTCAGATCGGCATAGTGTCCCAGGAGCCGGTGTTGTTTGACTGCAGCATAGCGGAGAATATTCAGTATGGAGATAACACACGCAGCGTGAGCATGGACGCGGTTGTTGAGGCTGCTAAGAAAGCCCACCTTCATGACTTTGTGATGACCCTACCAGAGGTGAGTGGAAACACATACATACGTCGTTGTTGGTTTGACGATTGGCTCTTTTACATGATTTTTACGCCTGGCTTGTGGGCCTCAAGAAGGTGAGAGAATGGGGAGATTGATGAGAATGTCTTTCAAACGACCAGAATGACCTTTAAATCTTAACTGTACATTAAAGGACCAGTTATAGGATTAATTGGCATCAAGCAGTTAGGCTGCAGACTGAAGCCATGCAGATCCtccctctgctgagcctttaggtaacaaaaaaaagccaaagggcCTCTCTAGAGCTAGTGTGCTCACTCCCTTTATTGATATGAAGGGCTCATTTTAAgctaaaaaacacattgattATTTGTGTCAGTTTATTATGCActaacaaaaatgtatattatatttaatctCTCCTAATAGATATCACAAAATCCGACATACAGCTCCTTCGAATGTCTGAAATAGTGCAGATTTACAGCATTTTTGACGTTGTGCCGTTTTTGATCGTTCTCCATCTTTCAATACATTGTAAGAAATATGAGACCCAGGTCGGTGCGCAGGGCTCCCAACTGTCCAGAGGCCAAAAACAACGCATCGCCATTGCCCGGGCCATCGTCAGGAACCCCAAGATCCTGCTACTTGATGAAGCGACCTCTGCCCTGGACACAGAGAGCGAACAGGTAAC harbors:
- the abcb11a gene encoding bile salt export pump → MKKSNKIKTDKRVTENGEKKAKEKALSVGYFQLFRFATCKDTLMMLVGSLCAVIHGAATPLMLLVYSRMTNTFVAYEIEVQTLQNENTTCSNNTIYWKNGSTYETAGNHSVFCGVDIEAQMTMFAYYYVGIGIGVLFVSYFQIVFWMSAGARQTYQMRKTYFKKIMQMEIGWFDCNSVGELNTRMSDDISKINNAIAEQVSFFIERMSTFVFGFLVGFIGGWKLTLVVIAVSPLIGIAAGLMAMAVARLTGRELASYAKAGAVADEVLLSMRTVAAFGGEEKEAERYDRNLEEAQIWGVKKGTIIGVFQGYLWCIIFFCFALAFWYGSKLVIDTKELSPGTLIQVFFGILMAAINLGEASPCLEIFAFGRAAAKNIFDTIDREPEIDCFSEDGHKLERVKGDIEFHNVTFHYPSRPEVKILNDLSMQIKAGETTAFVGPSGSGKSTTIQLIQRFYDPKEGMVTLDGHDIRTLNLQWLRSLIGIVEQEPALFATSIADNIQFGRPGVTMEDIIQAAKEANAYNFIMELPQKFDTLVGEGGGQLSGGQKQRIAIARALIRNPRILLLDMATSALDNESEAVVQKALDKVCTGRTTISIAHRLSTIKNADVIIGFERGQAVEKGTQRELIERQGVYFTLVTLQNQGPSNTAKDALEDDFKASRRTSSGRGSVRLRSQSKLSNGTSSDSIMRIYDKQLSTEKQTREDDAEEHVEPAPVSRILKYNQPEWPYMLLGSLGAAFNGSLNPVYAVLFSQILGTFGISDLNEQRKQINGICILFCIVAVITFFAQFLQGYAFAKSGERLTRRLRKKGFQAMLRQEIGWFDDPINSPGALTTRLATDASMVQGATGTQIGMIVNSLTSIGASFIIAFYFSWKLTFVILCFLPLIGLCGVFQAKMLLGFANDDKKAMEAAGRVSSESLANIRTIAGLAKEGSFVESYQQKLVLPYKSERKRANIYGLCFSFSQCVIFMAYAASFRYGGHLVSSEGLQYMMVFRVITAVVTSGRALGKTSSFTPDYAKAKIAAARLFRLLDRIPRISISHADGEKWDDFRGEIEFLNCNFTYPTRPEARVLNGLVVSVKPGQTLAFVGSSGCGKSTSVQLLERFYDPTEGEVLIDGRPSREVNVPFLRSQIGIVSQEPVLFDCSIAENIQYGDNTRSVSMDAVVEAAKKAHLHDFVMTLPEKYETQVGAQGSQLSRGQKQRIAIARAIVRNPKILLLDEATSALDTESEQIVQSALDEARKGRTCITIAHRLSTIQNADIIAVMSNGSVIEQDTHGNLMAKRGAYYELVKTGAPIS